One window from the genome of Natrialba magadii ATCC 43099 encodes:
- a CDS encoding mandelate racemase/muconate lactonizing enzyme family protein, translating into MEITAIESVPVEIPLASPVSFSNRTLTYRDHAITYVRTADGREGVGYSLGYEGAHLISEAVESLLEPMLLGEDPRDTERLWREMYDGTVQIGRSGILLRAISSVDIALWDLKAKAAGQPLYKLLGGYADDVPSYASGGYYRDDKGHEGLREEMRRYLDEGHDVVKMKVGRRSVEEETERVAAVREEIGDERTLLLDANGGWSNATEAIRNCRAFEPYDPYFIEEPVMIDSTESMTAVNEAISYPVATGELEGPRYDFERLYSDGAATVLQPDATVCGGITEWLKIAHHAAALDVQIAPHYNWNLHASLVGSIENALWVEYFYRDMDVKVFGDIVVEPLSPDDNGMIPLPDEPGHGVQIDNDAVEEFRREV; encoded by the coding sequence GTGGAGATCACAGCAATCGAGAGCGTCCCCGTAGAGATACCGCTGGCGTCGCCGGTCTCGTTCTCCAACCGGACGCTGACGTACCGCGATCACGCGATCACCTACGTCCGGACGGCAGACGGCCGCGAGGGCGTAGGATACTCCCTCGGCTACGAGGGAGCACATCTCATCTCGGAAGCCGTCGAATCGCTCCTCGAACCGATGCTGCTCGGTGAGGACCCCCGAGATACCGAACGCCTCTGGCGCGAGATGTACGACGGCACCGTCCAGATCGGGCGCTCTGGCATCCTGTTGCGCGCAATTTCGAGCGTCGACATCGCGCTGTGGGACCTGAAGGCCAAGGCCGCTGGTCAGCCGCTGTACAAGTTACTCGGCGGCTACGCCGACGACGTCCCATCGTACGCGAGCGGTGGCTACTACCGCGACGACAAGGGACACGAGGGCCTGCGCGAGGAAATGCGGCGCTACCTCGATGAAGGACACGACGTGGTTAAGATGAAGGTCGGTCGCCGCTCCGTCGAGGAGGAGACAGAACGCGTCGCCGCCGTCCGCGAGGAGATCGGCGACGAGCGCACGTTGTTGCTCGACGCCAACGGCGGGTGGTCGAACGCGACCGAGGCAATTCGAAACTGTCGTGCGTTCGAACCCTACGACCCGTACTTCATCGAGGAACCCGTGATGATCGACAGCACGGAGTCGATGACTGCAGTCAACGAGGCGATCTCCTACCCCGTCGCGACGGGGGAACTCGAGGGCCCACGCTACGATTTCGAACGTCTGTACAGCGACGGCGCGGCGACGGTGCTGCAGCCGGATGCGACGGTCTGTGGCGGGATCACGGAGTGGCTCAAGATTGCCCACCACGCCGCCGCACTGGACGTTCAGATCGCGCCACACTACAACTGGAACCTCCACGCCTCACTCGTGGGATCGATCGAGAACGCCCTCTGGGTCGAGTACTTCTACCGCGATATGGACGTGAAGGTCTTCGGCGATATCGTCGTAGAGCCGCTCTCGCCGGACGATAACGGCATGATCCCGCTTCCCGACGAGCCGGGACACGGCGTCCAGATCGACAACGATGCGGTCGAAGAGTTTCGACGCGAGGTCTGA
- a CDS encoding acyl-CoA mutase large subunit family protein — MFDQEEIDQIREQRERWADDTLEPTLESHGERQDRFATISNHEVDRLYTPEDIADLEYDEDLGFPGEPPYTRGPYPTMYRGRTWTMRQFAGFGTAEETNERFHYLIDQGQTGLSTAFDMPSLMGIDSDHPMSEGEVGKEGVAVDTLRDMEILFDGIDISEVSTSFTINPSAAVIYAMYIALADQQDVPREEIRGTLQNDMLKEFIAQKEWVVPPKPSLDIVTDTIEFAVDETPKFHPVSISGYHIREAGSTAAQEAAFTLADGFAYVEDCLDRGLEVDEFAPLLSFFFNSHNSIFEEVAKFRASRRIYARVMDEWYDAERDESKRLKFHTQTAGQSLTAQQPLNNITRVTIQALAGVLGGTQSLHTNSFDEALALPSEKAVRVALRTQQIIAEESGAADIVDPMGGSYAIEKLTHEMEAEIMGYIEDIKEMGDGSIRDGVLDGIDQGYFQREIQESSYEYQKRVERGEEVVVGVNEYTIEEDTSPEILKIDETTRDRQLGRLEDVKEERDDEAVDATLEALSEAIETDENVMPYIVDAVKAYATMGEIMQVFEDHHGAYQEELSPV; from the coding sequence ATGTTCGACCAGGAAGAGATAGACCAGATTCGCGAACAACGGGAACGGTGGGCCGATGACACACTCGAGCCGACACTCGAGTCCCACGGTGAGCGCCAGGACCGATTCGCGACGATCTCGAACCACGAGGTCGACCGACTTTACACCCCCGAAGATATCGCGGATCTCGAGTACGACGAGGATCTCGGGTTCCCCGGCGAACCGCCGTACACGCGCGGCCCGTACCCGACGATGTACCGCGGGCGGACGTGGACGATGCGCCAGTTCGCCGGCTTCGGGACGGCAGAGGAGACGAACGAGCGATTCCACTACCTGATCGATCAGGGGCAGACGGGGCTCTCGACGGCGTTCGACATGCCGTCGCTGATGGGCATCGACTCGGATCACCCGATGAGTGAGGGCGAGGTCGGAAAGGAGGGGGTCGCGGTCGACACCCTGCGGGATATGGAGATCCTTTTCGATGGAATCGACATCAGCGAGGTGTCGACCTCCTTCACAATCAACCCCTCTGCGGCGGTCATCTACGCGATGTACATCGCACTGGCTGACCAGCAGGATGTCCCGCGCGAGGAGATTCGGGGAACTCTCCAGAACGACATGCTCAAGGAGTTCATCGCCCAGAAAGAGTGGGTCGTTCCGCCGAAGCCCTCGCTCGATATCGTCACTGATACCATCGAGTTCGCCGTCGACGAGACGCCGAAGTTCCACCCGGTCTCCATCTCCGGCTACCACATCCGCGAGGCCGGCTCGACGGCGGCACAGGAGGCCGCGTTCACGCTCGCGGACGGCTTCGCCTACGTGGAGGACTGTCTCGACCGCGGACTCGAGGTCGACGAGTTCGCCCCGCTGCTCTCTTTCTTCTTCAACTCCCACAATTCGATCTTCGAGGAGGTCGCGAAGTTCCGCGCCTCGCGCCGGATCTACGCCCGCGTGATGGACGAGTGGTACGACGCCGAGCGCGACGAGTCGAAGCGCCTCAAGTTCCACACTCAGACCGCCGGCCAGTCGCTGACCGCCCAGCAGCCGCTGAACAACATCACCCGCGTCACCATTCAGGCGCTTGCCGGCGTTCTGGGCGGCACGCAGTCGCTACACACCAACAGCTTCGACGAGGCCCTGGCGCTGCCGAGCGAGAAGGCGGTCCGGGTCGCCCTGCGCACCCAGCAGATCATCGCCGAGGAATCCGGCGCAGCCGACATCGTCGACCCGATGGGCGGCAGTTACGCGATCGAGAAATTGACCCACGAGATGGAAGCCGAGATCATGGGTTACATCGAGGACATCAAGGAGATGGGCGACGGCTCGATCCGCGACGGCGTCCTCGACGGCATCGATCAGGGCTACTTCCAGCGCGAGATTCAGGAGTCGAGCTACGAGTACCAAAAGCGCGTCGAGCGCGGCGAGGAGGTCGTTGTCGGCGTCAACGAGTACACCATCGAGGAGGACACCTCGCCCGAGATTCTCAAGATCGACGAGACGACCCGCGATCGCCAGCTTGGGCGTCTCGAGGATGTCAAGGAAGAACGCGACGACGAGGCAGTCGATGCAACACTCGAGGCGCTCTCTGAGGCGATCGAGACTGACGAGAACGTGATGCCGTACATCGTCGACGCGGTGAAAGCCTACGCGACGATGGGTGAGATCATGCAGGTGTTCGAAGACCATCACGGGGCGTATCAGGAAGAGCTGAGCCCAGTCTAA
- a CDS encoding acyl-CoA dehydrogenase family protein: protein MELTSEQELIQQTVREVVENEVREGVHEADESQTFPEDVWDELADLDLTGLTVPEEYGGMDVDEITYSIVNEELAYGHLAVATALSVHCLATSCIREFGTDDHREEWLPEMVSGRPVGAFALSEPDAGSNPAEMTTEAKLDEGAGEYVINGKKQWITNGERAGVVVLFAKTDRDDPNTVTQFLVPKDTDGVEVGKKEDKLGLRASDTTTLIFDDVRIPAENRLTEVGSGLKAAFSILTGGRIAIASQAVGVAQAALDAATAYANEREQFGQPIIEHQAIGHKLADMQTDVQAARLLTRDAARKNEDGVDPTAAAMAKYFASEAAVDVANEAVQVHGGYGYTKDFDVERYYRDAKITTIYEGTSEIQKKIIARDLKSN from the coding sequence ATGGAACTGACGAGCGAACAGGAGCTTATTCAGCAGACGGTCCGAGAAGTCGTCGAAAACGAGGTTCGAGAGGGTGTTCACGAAGCCGACGAGTCACAGACGTTTCCAGAGGACGTCTGGGACGAACTGGCCGACCTCGACCTGACCGGGCTCACCGTTCCCGAGGAGTACGGCGGGATGGACGTCGACGAGATTACGTACAGCATCGTCAACGAAGAACTCGCCTACGGTCATCTCGCGGTGGCGACGGCCCTGTCGGTTCACTGCCTGGCAACGTCGTGTATCCGCGAGTTCGGTACCGACGACCACCGCGAGGAGTGGCTCCCGGAGATGGTCTCGGGCCGGCCCGTTGGCGCGTTCGCGCTCTCGGAGCCCGACGCCGGCTCGAACCCGGCCGAGATGACGACGGAAGCCAAACTCGACGAAGGCGCCGGCGAGTACGTCATCAACGGCAAGAAGCAGTGGATCACGAACGGTGAGCGCGCGGGCGTCGTCGTGCTGTTCGCGAAGACGGACCGCGACGACCCGAATACTGTTACCCAGTTCCTCGTCCCGAAGGACACCGACGGCGTCGAGGTCGGCAAGAAGGAGGACAAACTGGGGCTGCGCGCGAGCGACACGACGACACTCATCTTCGACGACGTGCGGATTCCGGCGGAGAATCGCCTGACAGAGGTTGGGTCGGGACTCAAAGCAGCGTTTTCAATCCTCACGGGTGGCCGGATCGCCATCGCGAGTCAGGCTGTCGGCGTTGCGCAGGCGGCACTTGACGCTGCGACCGCGTACGCGAACGAGCGCGAGCAGTTCGGCCAGCCGATCATCGAGCATCAGGCGATCGGGCACAAACTCGCGGACATGCAGACCGACGTGCAGGCCGCCCGCCTGCTCACCCGCGACGCCGCGCGCAAGAACGAGGACGGCGTCGACCCGACGGCGGCAGCCATGGCGAAGTACTTCGCCAGCGAGGCAGCCGTCGACGTGGCAAACGAGGCGGTGCAGGTCCACGGCGGCTACGGCTACACGAAGGATTTCGACGTCGAGCGCTACTACCGCGACGCGAAGATCACGACGATTTACGAGGGAACCAGCGAGATCCAGAAGAAGATTATCGCACGAGATCTGAAGTCGAACTGA
- a CDS encoding CaiB/BaiF CoA transferase family protein, producing the protein MAPPTSTPTAAPNANTPLEGVRVIDCTQMLSGPFATQLLADMGAEVIKIERPTRGDITRSVGPEIGDSGITAYFASLNRGKQSIELNMASEEGAAALESLAESADVLIENYRPGTMDKWGLGYEDLREVNENLVYCSISGFLEGPYREMPAFDMVVQALGGSMSITGQADGPPARPGIPIGDICAGMYAVIGITTALYNDEGQYIDVPMFEGLVSWLTERAGRTFVTEEPYPRQGTVHPSLAPYRTFETADGWFAVAIGSDDTWTGFCEAIDRPDLADDDRFTVNNDRVANRDALTTELEPIFANRTNDEWFDLFRDQGLPGAPVQNTVDVFEDEHLKESGTLDDLTIDGVDLPFPICPIEFSGSTTRSGHEPPQLGEHTESVLSSVLSADALAAVRSGSEN; encoded by the coding sequence ATGGCACCCCCGACGTCGACACCGACCGCGGCACCGAACGCGAACACGCCACTCGAGGGCGTCCGCGTCATCGACTGTACGCAGATGCTCTCGGGTCCGTTCGCGACCCAGCTACTGGCAGATATGGGCGCAGAGGTCATCAAGATCGAACGCCCCACACGCGGGGACATCACACGGAGCGTCGGCCCCGAGATCGGTGACTCGGGGATCACCGCCTACTTCGCCTCGCTCAACCGGGGCAAGCAGAGCATCGAACTCAACATGGCCTCCGAGGAGGGCGCGGCCGCACTCGAGTCCCTTGCAGAAAGCGCAGACGTGCTCATCGAGAACTACCGGCCAGGCACGATGGACAAATGGGGGCTCGGCTACGAAGACCTCCGTGAGGTCAACGAGAATCTGGTGTACTGTTCGATCTCGGGCTTTCTCGAGGGGCCGTACCGCGAGATGCCGGCGTTCGATATGGTCGTCCAGGCGCTCGGTGGCAGCATGAGTATCACCGGGCAGGCGGACGGGCCGCCGGCGCGACCCGGGATTCCGATCGGCGACATTTGCGCTGGCATGTACGCCGTCATCGGGATCACGACGGCACTGTACAACGACGAGGGCCAGTACATCGACGTCCCGATGTTCGAGGGACTGGTCTCCTGGCTGACAGAGCGCGCCGGTCGCACGTTCGTTACCGAGGAGCCGTACCCACGCCAGGGAACCGTCCACCCCTCGCTGGCACCGTATCGCACCTTCGAGACCGCAGACGGCTGGTTCGCCGTCGCGATCGGTAGCGACGACACCTGGACCGGGTTCTGTGAGGCTATCGACCGGCCTGACCTCGCGGACGACGACCGCTTTACGGTCAACAACGACCGCGTCGCCAACCGGGACGCGCTGACGACCGAACTCGAACCGATCTTCGCGAACCGGACGAACGACGAGTGGTTCGACCTGTTCCGCGATCAGGGGCTCCCAGGCGCACCCGTACAGAACACCGTCGATGTCTTCGAAGACGAGCATCTCAAAGAGAGCGGCACGCTCGATGACCTCACCATCGACGGCGTCGACCTCCCGTTCCCGATCTGTCCCATCGAGTTCTCCGGGTCGACGACCCGCTCGGGCCACGAGCCACCACAGCTCGGCGAGCACACTGAGTCAGTGCTCTCGAGTGTGCTCTCTGCTGACGCACTCGCGGCTGTCCGCAGCGGGTCCGAGAACTAG
- a CDS encoding 3-hydroxyacyl-CoA dehydrogenase family protein, with protein sequence MSQDHRQSLDSIDSVGVVGAGTMGSGITQVAATHGYDVIVRDIEQEYVESGFETIENSLGRLDDRDSLPDGEDTETVRNRIEGTTELDDLADCDLVVEAALEDLDVKRDIFADLDDIVDDEAVLATNTSTISITSIASATERPERVVGLHFMNPVPIMEGVEVVVGEKTTDEITALAHEFAEALEKTTWESDDKPGFVTNRILMPWINEGIRAYDEGVATKEDIDAGMELGTNVPMGPLTLADHIGLDICLHASETLHEELGDRYQPAYLLKRKVEAGELGKKTGKGFYEYE encoded by the coding sequence ATGTCACAGGACCACCGCCAGAGCCTGGATTCGATCGACAGCGTCGGCGTCGTCGGCGCCGGAACGATGGGCAGCGGCATCACACAGGTCGCCGCAACGCATGGCTACGACGTCATCGTCCGCGACATCGAACAGGAGTACGTCGAGAGCGGCTTCGAGACCATCGAGAACAGCCTCGGTCGCCTCGACGACCGCGATTCACTCCCGGACGGCGAGGACACTGAGACGGTCCGTAACCGAATCGAGGGCACCACCGAACTCGACGACCTCGCCGACTGTGACCTCGTCGTGGAGGCCGCACTCGAGGACCTCGATGTCAAACGTGACATTTTCGCTGACCTCGACGACATCGTTGACGACGAGGCCGTGCTGGCGACGAACACGAGCACGATTTCGATCACGTCGATCGCAAGCGCGACCGAACGCCCCGAGCGCGTCGTCGGCCTGCACTTCATGAACCCCGTCCCGATTATGGAGGGCGTCGAGGTCGTCGTCGGCGAGAAGACGACCGACGAGATCACCGCGCTGGCCCACGAGTTCGCCGAGGCACTCGAGAAGACCACCTGGGAGTCCGACGACAAACCTGGCTTCGTCACGAACCGGATTCTGATGCCCTGGATCAACGAGGGGATTCGGGCCTACGACGAGGGCGTGGCCACGAAGGAAGATATCGACGCGGGGATGGAACTCGGAACGAACGTCCCGATGGGGCCGCTCACGCTGGCCGATCACATCGGTCTCGACATCTGTCTGCACGCCTCCGAGACGCTGCACGAGGAACTCGGTGATCGCTACCAGCCGGCCTACCTGCTGAAGCGGAAGGTCGAGGCGGGCGAGTTGGGGAAGAAGACGGGGAAAGGGTTCTACGAGTACGAGTAA
- a CDS encoding enoyl-CoA hydratase/isomerase family protein → MTDYENLTVDHDDGVATVTLDSTAGRNSLTLEMADELIAVAAELGEDQETRCIVLTHEGQFFGSGADLSQLEGDDSDAARLRQLAGRAHEAVIQFQQTETPVVGAVNGIAAGIGFSLALMPDLLVLGEDTTLRFAYPGIGLTGDGGSTFFLPRLVGLRNAKEIVLRDEPIGPEKAVDLGLATEVVPSEEFDDHVADLAADLASGPTHALGTASRLLTESYERGLESHLAAETDAIAKAARTEDYERGLGAFFGEDDPEFVGY, encoded by the coding sequence ATGACGGACTACGAGAACCTCACCGTCGATCACGACGACGGCGTCGCCACCGTGACGCTCGACAGCACCGCCGGCCGTAACTCACTCACACTCGAGATGGCCGACGAACTGATCGCGGTCGCGGCCGAGCTCGGCGAAGACCAGGAGACGCGCTGTATCGTGCTCACCCACGAGGGCCAGTTCTTCGGCTCCGGCGCGGATCTCTCCCAACTCGAGGGCGACGATTCTGACGCGGCACGGCTGCGCCAACTCGCCGGCCGCGCCCACGAGGCGGTCATCCAGTTCCAACAGACCGAAACACCCGTCGTGGGCGCTGTCAACGGCATCGCCGCCGGAATCGGTTTCAGCCTCGCGCTGATGCCTGACCTGCTCGTCCTCGGTGAGGACACCACCTTGCGATTCGCCTACCCCGGCATCGGGCTCACCGGCGACGGCGGCTCGACGTTCTTCCTGCCGCGCCTCGTCGGCCTCCGGAACGCGAAAGAGATCGTCCTCCGGGACGAGCCGATCGGCCCCGAGAAGGCCGTCGACCTCGGACTCGCAACCGAGGTCGTGCCGTCCGAGGAGTTCGACGACCACGTCGCTGACCTCGCAGCCGACCTCGCCAGCGGCCCGACGCACGCACTCGGCACCGCCAGCCGACTGCTGACCGAGAGCTACGAGCGGGGACTCGAGTCCCACCTGGCTGCGGAGACCGACGCCATCGCGAAGGCGGCCCGAACGGAGGACTACGAGCGCGGACTCGGTGCGTTCTTCGGTGAGGATGATCCGGAGTTCGTCGGCTACTAA
- a CDS encoding IclR family transcriptional regulator translates to MPDTPNRSVARAFTIIDELSENGSGRASELAARLEMPVSTVHDYLQALVDTGYVTVEDKVYHPSTRFLEVGHRQRHRFEVVKAVRDELAAVAEETGEHVTLLIEENDQAVILAVQEGSEAITLFAYPGARMPLHVTAPGKAMLAHMDPKRVESILDRGLVEITSETITDPDVLLEQLELVRERGYAVDEGERIAGMVCIAAPVLDKRDELRGAICVCGPESRLDETRRAEIADVVKRAANVTQVNLDYV, encoded by the coding sequence ATGCCAGATACACCAAACCGCTCCGTCGCACGCGCGTTCACGATCATCGACGAACTCTCGGAGAACGGCAGCGGCCGCGCCTCGGAGCTGGCAGCACGGCTCGAGATGCCGGTGAGTACCGTCCACGACTACCTGCAGGCGCTCGTCGACACCGGGTACGTCACCGTCGAGGACAAGGTGTACCACCCCTCGACGCGATTTCTCGAGGTCGGCCACCGGCAGCGCCACCGGTTTGAGGTCGTGAAAGCAGTTCGGGACGAACTCGCGGCCGTCGCCGAGGAAACTGGCGAGCACGTGACGCTCCTGATCGAGGAGAACGATCAAGCAGTCATCCTCGCGGTACAGGAGGGCTCAGAGGCGATCACGTTGTTCGCCTATCCCGGCGCACGGATGCCCCTGCACGTCACCGCGCCGGGAAAGGCGATGCTCGCCCACATGGACCCCAAACGTGTAGAATCGATCCTCGACCGCGGCCTCGTCGAGATCACCTCCGAGACCATTACCGACCCCGACGTGCTGCTGGAGCAACTCGAGTTGGTTCGCGAACGAGGATACGCAGTCGACGAGGGCGAGCGCATCGCGGGGATGGTCTGTATCGCCGCGCCGGTGCTCGACAAACGCGACGAACTCCGGGGCGCGATCTGTGTCTGTGGGCCGGAAAGCCGACTCGACGAGACGAGACGGGCGGAAATCGCGGACGTCGTGAAGCGAGCGGCGAACGTGACGCAGGTGAACCTGGATTACGTTTGA
- a CDS encoding mandelate racemase/muconate lactonizing enzyme family protein yields the protein MKDFSNQITNRAESRDVEITDIKSCVVEGNFEWNLIKIETDAGVTGIGESYRGGGVPELVEYTKRFLIGENPLDVQRLYRRIIQEMSGHGGTTGKVITAASGIEIALWDAAGKILDVPVYQLLGGKLRDEVRIYCDCHAGEAYAVDDGYTEYAEADAYSPQAYADEARRVVDMGFTALKFDLDVEMDNDPDPYNGRLSNAAIEHKRQIVEAVREEIGYEIDLAFDCHWDYSVESAKRLAYELEEYNLMWLEDAVPPENMEAQKEVTKATRTPVATGENRFRVFELSDLIYDHGVDIVTPDPTTVGGLGETMRIADRAEENYIPISPHNVCSPVGTMACVHLGAAIPNFDVLEYHALEVDWWDDLIQREEPLIQDGYIEVPETPGIGVELDEDVVEEHTLEGTSGF from the coding sequence ATGAAAGACTTCTCCAACCAGATCACGAACCGAGCAGAATCGCGCGACGTCGAAATCACCGACATCAAATCCTGTGTCGTCGAGGGTAACTTCGAGTGGAACCTCATCAAAATCGAAACCGACGCCGGCGTCACCGGCATCGGCGAATCCTACCGGGGCGGCGGCGTCCCCGAACTCGTCGAGTACACCAAACGCTTCCTGATCGGCGAGAACCCGCTCGACGTTCAGCGCCTCTACCGGCGCATCATCCAGGAGATGTCCGGCCACGGCGGCACCACCGGCAAGGTCATCACCGCCGCCTCCGGCATCGAAATCGCCCTCTGGGACGCCGCCGGCAAGATCTTAGACGTCCCGGTCTATCAACTCCTCGGCGGCAAACTCCGCGACGAGGTCCGCATCTACTGTGACTGCCACGCCGGCGAGGCCTACGCCGTCGACGACGGCTACACCGAGTACGCCGAGGCCGACGCCTACTCGCCCCAGGCCTACGCCGACGAGGCCCGCCGCGTCGTGGACATGGGCTTTACCGCCCTCAAATTCGACCTCGACGTCGAGATGGACAACGACCCGGACCCGTACAACGGCCGTCTCAGCAACGCCGCAATCGAGCACAAACGACAGATCGTCGAGGCCGTCCGCGAGGAGATTGGCTACGAAATCGACCTCGCGTTCGACTGTCACTGGGACTACTCCGTCGAGAGCGCGAAGCGCCTCGCCTACGAACTCGAGGAGTACAATCTGATGTGGCTCGAGGACGCCGTCCCGCCGGAGAACATGGAGGCCCAGAAGGAAGTCACCAAGGCGACACGAACACCGGTTGCGACCGGTGAAAACCGCTTCCGCGTCTTCGAACTCTCGGACCTCATCTACGACCACGGCGTCGACATCGTCACGCCCGACCCGACCACCGTCGGCGGCCTCGGCGAAACCATGCGCATCGCCGACCGTGCCGAAGAGAACTACATCCCCATCTCGCCGCACAACGTCTGCAGCCCCGTCGGCACGATGGCCTGCGTCCACCTCGGCGCAGCGATTCCGAACTTCGACGTACTCGAGTACCACGCGCTCGAAGTCGACTGGTGGGACGACCTGATCCAGCGCGAGGAGCCGCTGATCCAGGACGGCTACATCGAGGTGCCGGAGACGCCGGGTATCGGTGTGGAGCTCGACGAGGATGTCGTCGAGGAGCACACACTCGAGGGGACGTCGGGGTTCTAA
- a CDS encoding RNA-guided endonuclease InsQ/TnpB family protein: protein MEYSHRYLTYPTQQVAAELERHIDIHRQAYNYTRYEYEHVDADDIGSAYKHHYRLPDWKDEFSVFSEVNSKALQRTVTRFYQNLDGLSEQKQNGHKVGKLKWKSPKKFQSMTYSQSGFDLKNTSGRHATLWLSKIGDIPLRYHRDIPNEADIKEVTVKKETTGEWFVSFGLETDDADLPEKPALDELDSSNSVGIDLGILNYIHTSDGTTVDCLDLEDEYERLRREQRTLSRKQKGSNNYEKQRREVATVKRHIHRKVLDYQHKITTWLVHEYDAVFVEDLDVKGMLEDSHNARNKQDAAWRQFITLLEYKADLYGCHVVQVEARGTTKECASCGMETAKPIWVREHSCPSCGFECNRDANAAMNVLQRGFSELGLGWPEDTPVETVLPTDTTSVSAKRVIEAGSLEVDRESKALS, encoded by the coding sequence ATGGAGTACAGTCACCGCTACCTCACCTATCCGACACAACAGGTAGCGGCTGAGCTGGAACGACACATCGACATTCATCGCCAAGCGTACAACTACACCCGGTACGAGTACGAACACGTGGACGCCGACGACATCGGTTCCGCGTACAAACACCACTACCGACTCCCCGACTGGAAAGACGAGTTCTCTGTCTTCTCGGAAGTCAATTCGAAGGCTCTGCAACGAACCGTCACACGGTTCTACCAGAACCTTGACGGCCTCTCTGAGCAGAAACAGAACGGCCACAAGGTTGGGAAGCTCAAGTGGAAGTCTCCAAAAAAGTTCCAGAGTATGACGTATTCGCAGTCTGGCTTCGATCTCAAAAACACGAGTGGCCGACACGCGACACTCTGGCTCTCCAAAATCGGTGACATCCCCCTCCGATACCACCGCGACATCCCGAATGAAGCAGACATCAAAGAAGTCACAGTCAAGAAAGAGACAACCGGTGAGTGGTTCGTCTCGTTCGGTCTCGAAACCGACGACGCTGACTTACCCGAGAAACCCGCGCTGGACGAGTTAGATTCAAGCAACAGCGTGGGTATCGACCTCGGCATCCTCAACTACATCCACACCAGCGACGGCACGACCGTGGACTGTCTCGACCTCGAAGACGAGTACGAGCGACTCCGACGCGAGCAACGCACGCTCTCACGGAAACAGAAAGGATCGAACAACTACGAGAAACAGCGTCGGGAAGTGGCGACGGTCAAGCGTCACATCCACCGGAAGGTGCTGGACTATCAGCACAAGATTACAACGTGGCTCGTCCATGAGTACGACGCGGTGTTCGTTGAGGATTTGGACGTGAAGGGGATGTTGGAAGACTCGCATAACGCTCGCAACAAGCAGGATGCAGCGTGGCGGCAATTCATCACCCTCCTCGAATACAAAGCCGACCTATACGGCTGTCACGTCGTGCAGGTCGAAGCACGAGGCACGACGAAAGAATGTGCGTCGTGTGGTATGGAGACGGCGAAACCAATCTGGGTCAGGGAACACTCCTGTCCGAGTTGTGGGTTCGAGTGTAACCGGGATGCGAATGCGGCGATGAACGTCCTTCAACGCGGCTTTTCTGAGCTAGGGCTGGGATGGCCCGAAGACACGCCTGTGGAGACTGTGCTCCCTACGGACACCACTTCGGTGTCTGCAAAGCGCGTCATCGAAGCAGGAAGCCTCGAGGTCGATCGAGAGAGCAAAGCTCTCTCGTGA
- a CDS encoding NAD(P)-dependent oxidoreductase: protein MLAVRRRLLGADQRLRSGEWEGHGTTDELRGDTIGLFGCGDIARIVADLATGLGMTCLTYDPYVDEETLPDSISAVDSLESLLERAAVLSIHTPLTPETRHAISHDELEYLSPSDILINTARAEVVDTEALAGALESDAIAGAGIDVFEAEPPTPEGPLFEHENVILTPHIGAQTTESLRNMSLEAATNVKSVYDGELPATTINDGAL from the coding sequence ATGCTCGCCGTCCGCCGTCGCCTCCTCGGCGCTGACCAGCGCCTCCGAAGCGGCGAGTGGGAGGGCCACGGCACCACTGACGAACTGCGCGGCGACACCATCGGCCTCTTTGGCTGTGGCGACATCGCCCGCATCGTCGCCGACCTCGCAACCGGCCTCGGCATGACCTGTCTCACCTACGACCCCTACGTCGACGAGGAGACGCTGCCCGACTCCATCTCGGCCGTCGACTCACTCGAGTCCCTGCTCGAGCGCGCGGCCGTACTCTCGATCCACACCCCGCTCACGCCCGAAACGCGACACGCCATCTCGCACGACGAACTCGAGTACCTCTCGCCGTCGGACATCTTGATAAACACCGCCCGCGCCGAAGTCGTCGACACGGAGGCGCTGGCAGGGGCACTCGAGTCCGATGCGATCGCCGGCGCAGGAATAGACGTCTTCGAAGCGGAACCGCCGACACCAGAGGGACCGCTGTTCGAGCACGAGAACGTGATTCTCACACCCCACATCGGTGCGCAGACGACGGAGTCGTTGCGAAACATGAGCCTCGAAGCGGCGACAAACGTCAAGTCTGTCTACGACGGTGAGTTGCCAGCAACGACGATCAACGATGGGGCGTTGTGA